Proteins from a genomic interval of Demetria terragena DSM 11295:
- a CDS encoding VWA domain-containing protein: MPETGLTERLVAMSAALRRHGLAVGTSDIADAGRAVRVLGLDDRERLRTGLASALLRRSGERAVFDQVFDLYFPAALGARTDHQPELPEGDERDVSTALRDLLADALARHDAEALDRLAALTLERLGALDRQPGWSAAQALDRLAPQTAIADALERRSPGSLVGDGEGGATSTSGGGSEGSGGGSGSPRFEDRFERDELRSAIAEFRRSVEAEARRRNAEVRGTERIADYAVRNSVETRDFLSSGSKDLEELRATIHPLAKRLAARLSSRRRAQSRGQVDVRKTLRRSLSTGGIPIDPAYAHRRPHRPDLVLLCDISGSVAGFSAFTMALMQALSTQFRRLRVFAFVSTTDEITDLVLDADRLADDVVTTALRTRKVLGWGAGSSYGQALDSFTERHLDAVGPRTTVLILGDARSNYGLPRHSALQAIRDQARQVVWLNPEPVRSWDTGDSIAGQYSGIVDMHECRNVEQLRTFVGRTLAV, from the coding sequence TTGCCTGAAACTGGGCTCACCGAACGCCTCGTCGCGATGTCGGCGGCGTTGCGTCGGCACGGCCTCGCCGTCGGGACGTCAGACATTGCGGATGCTGGCCGCGCGGTACGAGTCCTCGGGCTGGATGATCGGGAACGGTTGCGCACCGGTCTGGCCAGCGCTCTCCTTCGCCGCTCCGGCGAACGCGCCGTGTTCGACCAGGTCTTCGACCTCTATTTTCCGGCGGCGCTGGGCGCCCGTACAGACCATCAGCCTGAGTTGCCGGAGGGAGACGAGCGAGACGTCTCCACCGCGCTTCGCGATCTTCTCGCCGACGCGCTGGCCCGCCATGACGCTGAAGCACTCGATAGGCTCGCCGCCTTGACGCTTGAACGCCTCGGCGCGCTGGATCGTCAACCGGGCTGGTCGGCCGCGCAGGCGCTGGATCGCCTTGCGCCCCAGACCGCCATCGCTGACGCCCTGGAACGCAGGTCTCCGGGCAGCCTCGTGGGTGACGGCGAAGGAGGTGCCACGAGCACGTCCGGTGGGGGTTCTGAGGGATCGGGCGGAGGCTCAGGCTCTCCCCGCTTTGAAGACCGCTTCGAACGCGACGAATTGCGTTCTGCTATAGCCGAATTCAGGCGAAGCGTAGAGGCCGAGGCGCGACGTCGCAATGCCGAGGTCCGCGGTACCGAGCGGATCGCCGACTATGCGGTCCGGAATTCCGTGGAGACCCGTGACTTCCTCTCTTCGGGCAGCAAGGACCTTGAAGAGTTGCGCGCCACGATCCACCCGTTGGCCAAGCGACTCGCCGCTCGGCTTAGCTCCCGCCGACGTGCACAAAGCCGCGGCCAGGTCGACGTCCGAAAGACGCTGCGTCGGTCGCTCTCCACCGGCGGCATACCGATCGACCCGGCCTATGCGCACCGCCGCCCACACCGCCCAGACCTGGTTCTCCTGTGCGACATCAGCGGCTCGGTCGCGGGATTCTCCGCATTCACCATGGCACTCATGCAGGCGCTGTCTACCCAGTTCCGGCGCCTCCGAGTCTTTGCCTTCGTCAGCACGACCGACGAGATCACCGACCTGGTCCTGGATGCCGACCGACTCGCCGACGACGTGGTGACGACGGCGCTGCGTACCCGCAAGGTCTTGGGCTGGGGCGCCGGCAGTTCCTATGGGCAAGCCCTAGATAGTTTTACCGAACGGCACCTTGACGCCGTCGGCCCACGGACGACGGTGCTGATCCTGGGCGATGCGCGGTCAAACTACGGGTTGCCGCGGCACTCAGCATTGCAAGCCATCCGTGACCAGGCGCGCCAGGTGGTGTGGCTCAATCCGGAACCGGTCCGATCCTGGGACACCGGCGACTCCATTGCAGGGCAGTATTCGGGCATCGTCGACATGCACGAATGCCGAAACGTAGAGCAGTTGCGTACCTTCGTCGGCCGCACGCTCGCGGTCTAA
- a CDS encoding AAA family ATPase produces MSTPFSSVDSTRNGLAASDYLASDAIATTVYLASTLGKPLLVEGPAGVGKTELAKALARATGRDLVRLQCYEGVDESRALYEWNHAKQLLRITAERESSWDSVRSDIFSEEFLLPRPLLAAIQSEQPVVLLVDELDKADEEMEGLLLEILSDFQVTVPELGTVTARTHPLVVLTSNATRELSEALRRRCLFLHVDYPTPDLERKIVQLQVPDLAETMTASIVRVVGALRDMNLRKSPSVAETVDWARTLLALGASELDAETVKSSLGVVLKHQRDVSTVIADLDLDRVLA; encoded by the coding sequence ATGAGCACCCCATTCAGCTCCGTCGACTCGACCCGGAATGGGTTGGCCGCGTCCGACTACCTCGCCTCCGATGCCATCGCGACCACCGTCTATCTGGCCTCAACCCTGGGCAAACCGCTCCTGGTTGAAGGCCCTGCTGGGGTCGGAAAGACCGAACTCGCCAAGGCGCTCGCCCGCGCGACCGGCCGCGACCTGGTCCGATTGCAGTGCTACGAGGGCGTTGACGAATCTCGGGCGCTCTACGAGTGGAATCACGCCAAGCAACTCCTGCGCATCACTGCTGAGCGCGAATCTAGTTGGGACAGTGTGCGTTCGGACATCTTCAGCGAGGAGTTTCTCCTCCCTCGCCCGCTCCTCGCAGCGATCCAAAGCGAGCAGCCCGTCGTGCTTCTCGTCGACGAATTGGACAAAGCCGACGAGGAGATGGAAGGGCTACTCCTGGAGATTCTCTCCGACTTCCAGGTGACCGTCCCTGAGTTGGGAACGGTCACCGCGCGAACGCACCCTCTGGTCGTTCTCACCTCAAATGCCACCCGTGAGCTCTCTGAAGCCCTGCGGCGTCGCTGCCTTTTCCTGCACGTCGACTACCCCACCCCCGACCTGGAGCGAAAGATCGTCCAGCTTCAGGTGCCCGACCTCGCCGAGACCATGACCGCCTCCATCGTTCGCGTCGTAGGAGCCTTGCGCGACATGAACCTGCGCAAATCACCATCGGTCGCCGAGACGGTCGACTGGGCTCGCACTCTCCTGGCGCTCGGCGCCTCCGAGCTCGATGCTGAGACGGTCAAATCGAGCCTCGGCGTGGTCCTGAAGCACCAACGAGACGTCAGCACGGTGATCGCGGATCTCGACCTGGACCGCGTCCTTGCCTGA
- a CDS encoding GAP family protein — protein MTLIGPLVVLAIVDSTSIGTLLLPVLFLLRPHGVCVARYLLYLGTIATFYLALGTVLLFGGRAWLGDLSSAAATPVGARILLVVGLAMLIGSFFMGKRDTAGPGRLTRGQDRIMADESGPWGLVGLALVAGVLEAATMLPYLAAIGLLATADLATPTQLALLAAYCLVMVLPALALLAVRLGARSMIEPVLRRIAAWMEKNGADTTAWIVGIAGFLIARSAAGPAGLTALIERLSQG, from the coding sequence ATGACCCTTATTGGCCCCCTGGTGGTGCTAGCGATCGTGGACTCGACGAGCATCGGCACGCTGCTGCTGCCGGTGTTGTTCTTGTTGCGCCCTCACGGGGTATGCGTCGCGCGCTATCTGCTCTACCTCGGCACCATCGCCACGTTCTACCTCGCCCTCGGAACTGTTCTCCTGTTCGGCGGACGTGCCTGGCTGGGCGACCTCAGCTCGGCAGCCGCAACCCCCGTCGGGGCACGCATCCTGCTGGTCGTCGGGCTGGCCATGCTCATCGGCTCGTTCTTCATGGGAAAGCGGGACACGGCCGGGCCCGGACGATTGACTCGTGGGCAGGACCGGATCATGGCCGATGAGTCTGGGCCGTGGGGCCTGGTGGGGTTGGCACTGGTCGCGGGCGTTCTGGAGGCGGCGACGATGCTGCCCTATCTCGCGGCGATCGGACTCCTGGCGACGGCGGACCTTGCGACGCCAACGCAGCTCGCGCTACTCGCGGCGTACTGCCTTGTCATGGTGCTTCCCGCCCTGGCTCTGCTCGCAGTCCGGCTTGGCGCGCGGTCGATGATCGAACCAGTGCTTCGTCGCATCGCTGCGTGGATGGAGAAGAACGGCGCGGACACCACGGCCTGGATCGTGGGCATTGCTGGCTTCCTCATCGCTCGTTCCGCAGCAGGCCCGGCGGGTCTCACCGCGCTCATTGAGCGCCTGAGTCAGGGCTGA